A genome region from Candidatus Tanganyikabacteria bacterium includes the following:
- a CDS encoding (deoxy)nucleoside triphosphate pyrophosphohydrolase: protein MTEPISVVGAVIRRGDAVLLAQRRSDQAEPLRWELPGGKCAPGEEPPAALVRELREELGIETEVGGLFQVVEHDYPDRCIYLMAFLTTIRAGEPRPLDCQAVRWVPIRLLGDYDICEADLPVVKRLQAQGGPTRL from the coding sequence ATGACTGAACCGATTTCCGTCGTGGGTGCCGTCATCCGCCGGGGTGACGCGGTGCTGCTTGCTCAGCGCCGATCCGACCAGGCCGAACCGCTGCGCTGGGAGTTGCCGGGGGGCAAGTGCGCGCCCGGCGAGGAGCCGCCCGCCGCCCTCGTCCGGGAGTTGCGGGAGGAACTGGGGATCGAGACCGAGGTCGGCGGCCTGTTCCAGGTCGTCGAGCACGACTACCCGGATCGGTGCATCTACCTGATGGCGTTCTTGACCACCATCCGGGCCGGAGAGCCCCGCCCCCTCGACTGCCAGGCCGTGCGCTGGGTGCCCATCCGCCTCCTCGGCGATTATGACATCTGCGAGGCCGATCTTCCGGTGGTCAAGCGGCTGCAGGCTCAGGGCGGGCCGACGAGGCTATAA